Below is a window of Flavobacterium cyclinae DNA.
TTTGTTATTTGACGGATTTGAGAATTTTGGTTTACAGATTTCTGAAATTTCTGGAGGAAGTTTGCGTAATGCGATTCCAAGAGAAAGTGTTGCTAAAGTAATTATCGCAGCGATTTATGACGAAGCTTTTGTTTTTGATATGCAAGAAATCATCAACGAAATCAAAGCCGAGTTCAAAACAATGGAGCCGAATTTAACGATTGAAATTGTTAAAAGCGATTCCACTCCAGCAAAAGTTATGGATTTAGGCGTGCAAGAAGGTTTGCTACGAGCAATTTATGCTGCACACAACGGCGTTTACAGAATGTCGGCTGATATGGCTGATTTAGTAGAAACATCGAATAATATTGCCAGAGTAATTGTAAAAGACGGCGAAATTTCAATTCAGAATTTAACGCGTTCGTCTGTGGAGAGTTCTAAATTTGATTTAGCGAATGCGTTGCGTTCGGCTTACGAATTGTTTGGTTGCGAAGTTGAATTAGGAGGAAGTTACCCAGGCTGGACACCAAATGTAAAATCAGAAATTTTAGATGTATTAACGTCTATTTACGAAAAACAAAACGGTGCTAAACCAAATGTAGTAGCTTGTCACGCTGGATTAGAATGTGGAATTTTAGGAACGAATTATCCAAACATGGATATGATTTCTTTTGGACCAACAATTCACGGCGCACACAGCCCAGATGAAAGAGCATCCATTAAATCGTCTCAGAAATTTTGGAAGTTTGTTTTGGAAATTTTAGAGAATATTCCAGAGAAGAAATAAGAGAATAGAAAATAGAATAAAGAGAAAATCCCGAGCTAGCTCGGGATTTTTTTGTGCTGACGCGAGCCTCTTGCTCGTGACCATTATTTATTAGTCTTACTTTATGTTCATGAGCGAGACGCTCGCGCTATAAGCTTTGGTATGTTAGCTTATTACATATACCTATATAGAAGTTTTTAATATATATAAACATCTTTTTTACCCCAGTTAGTATTAAAAAATTCTGTAGGAATATAAAATTGATTAAGGTCTTTGAAATTATTTAATATTTCTATTTTACTTTCAAAGTAAGCAGGATAGCTAAATAGATTTTCAATAAGTTCAGATGTACCATTAGGATCTTGATATATTATTTTTTTTACCTTATTTGGATGTAAATGTGAAAATAAAAATTGATCAATTTGCCTGTTAAAAGCTGGAAATGAATAGCCAATGATTATTAACACTTCTGTTCTTTTCATTACTTCGGCAACATTTTGAAGAAATTTGTCTTCAAATTTGTGCTCCCAAGCATATTTTATATGATTATTAAAATTTATATTTCCTCTATTCGTGTCAGAATACAAAAAGTCAATACTTTGCCAGTATGTTTCAAAATCATTACTGTTTTTAATTTCAATATCTATATTTGTTTTATGACTATAAAATCCTCTATAACCATTTAAATGGAAAATATTGTTAATTTCATTGGTTGATTTGAATTTTAAAATTTTGTTAATCGATTCAAAATTTTTATCATATTTATTACCAAGAAATAATTTAAAAGTTTCTTCAAGTTGTAAATCATAATTCCAACTGATGAAATTGAAATTTGAGTTAAGTTCAATATTATTTTCTTTTTTTTCTAATAAAACTGAAAATAATGATTTGTATCTTTTGTCAATTTTTTTATAGTAAAAAGGATTAGTTTTATTATCTCTGTGAATTACAAAATCATTTTCTTCGTCTAAACTTATATATCTTTCTTCATAAAAATTTTCCCATAAATCAAAAAATACACTAACACTCATTTTTAATAAATTAAGTTCATTAAATTCATTATTAAGGAAAAGTTTACGTGCATATGTGTCAATAGTATTATATTCAAGAGCTTTATTTCCAAAATAACCAATATGCCATAAAATTTCATATCTGTTATCATCAATTAAGTGTTGTGATTTTTCTGATTGTATAAAATCTATATTAAAATTAAAAATGTCACTATATGCATAGCTATGTAATTCATATTTGGCAAGTTTAATCATCATCTCTGCTTGTTTTTCCAAAATTGGACAAGCAAAAAAACTTGCTCCAGCACCTAAATAATATGTGATTTTTGACATAATAACTCAATTTTTTCAAAAATACCAAAAACCTTAGTCAAACTCAATTTAAGTTATCAACAAAAAAGGCTCACTTTTGTGAACCTAAATTTTTCAATTCCAAAATATTCCGTTTTTCAAATCGTTATAACTTAACATTTCGTTTGTGTTTTCGAAGTTGAGGAGTACGAGTAATTCATACAATTCTAATCGATTAATAAGAATAATGAAATTGCTTTGTAATGTAGGAATAGGGATTTTCTTTTTATAAATGGAGTGTTCGTATTCCTTTTCCCAATAGTCGATATCAATGCGTTTTAGGTAATTTGCAAACCCAATTAATTCATCTTCGGTAAGGCTAAAGTTGAGGTTGTTGAAGGTTAATTGGTAATTGCCACAACCTTTCAAGAAAATCAGCATGCCATTTTGGGTTTGTTTTAAAATGGAATAATTGCAACACATAGTTTTATTTTTTATTTCGTTTTCCCCACCAAATAAAGAATCCTGTAACCGGTAATGAAGCACAAACTAGACTAATTATCAACGCTATAATCTTGCTCCAAATACCGAAAATAGCACCAATGTGAATATCGTAATTTGCAGCGACTGCTTTTTCGCCCAAGTTTTTGTCTTGATGCGAATGTTGGTGTAACAATTCTCCTGAATTTTCATCAAAAATCAAACTGTGATTCACATGATACGAGTAGGAGAGTTGTTTCACAAACACATCATAATTCGGATGTTCGTGGTCGTCTAAATGTTCGTATCCATAATCCAAACTGTATTGAAATGCATCAGGATATAATTCTTCGACTTTTTTACCAATTTTATCTAACGTATGCACGTTTCGCATTTCGATAGGTGCTTTGGTTTGAATGTGCGAAAAATCAGGATACGTAGTGCTTCCACCAGAAAATACGAAGTATAAAATCGCTTGAATGAAGAAAAACGCATAAAACAATCCCGTAAAGGCAACCACAAAAGCTAAAGACGAAACATAAAATCCTAAAATGTTATGCAAATCGTAGTTTTTGCGTTTCCAACTTTTTACGTTTTTCCAATTAAAAGCAAAGCGTTGTTTTTTGGCGTTTTTGTTTTTTGGCCACCACAAAATTATCCCTGAAATCAGCATGAAAACAAAAATCAATGTCGGAATTCCGCAAACATACGTTCCCCAATCGGTTTTCAGCATAAAACTAAAGTGAATCGATTTGATGATGTTGAAAAAATCAGCCGTTTCATCATAAACACCACGAATTTCACCCGTAAACGGATTCACATAAACCGATTTATAAACCACATATTCTTCGTAAAAATTCCAGCCTTCTGGATTTCTTTCGTAGTAATAGAAAATGTAGCTTCGGCTTTTATCGATTGGAACCGTTACCCAGTGTATTGGATATTTTTCATTGGTAAATGCATCTACTTTTTGCTCTAAAACTTTAAGTGAAAGCGGTTGTTTGCTGGAAATATTTGCTTCGTGATGATAAATGGCATCTTTTCGAAGATAATTGGTGATTTCTTCCTGAAATACATAAATCGCACCCGTAATCGAAATTATAAAAACGATTAAACCCGTGGATAAACCTAACCAAAGATGTAATTTTCGAATGCCTTTTTTGAAACTTGA
It encodes the following:
- a CDS encoding DUF6686 family protein — translated: MCCNYSILKQTQNGMLIFLKGCGNYQLTFNNLNFSLTEDELIGFANYLKRIDIDYWEKEYEHSIYKKKIPIPTLQSNFIILINRLELYELLVLLNFENTNEMLSYNDLKNGIFWN
- a CDS encoding aminoacyl-histidine dipeptidase produces the protein MSQEIRNLEPKALWNKFADLNAVPRPSKKEERVIAFMMEFGQKLGLPTVKDHVGNVIIKKPATPGMENRKTIVMQSHLDMVHQKNNDTNFDFDTQGIEMYVDGDWVRAKGTTLGADNGLGVATIMAILESTDIPHPAIEALFTIDEETGMTGAMGLQGGMLDGEILLNLDTEEDDEIDIGCAGGVDVTATRTYNEEETPEGSVGYTITVKGLKGGHSGMDIHKGLGNANKIMNRLLFDGFENFGLQISEISGGSLRNAIPRESVAKVIIAAIYDEAFVFDMQEIINEIKAEFKTMEPNLTIEIVKSDSTPAKVMDLGVQEGLLRAIYAAHNGVYRMSADMADLVETSNNIARVIVKDGEISIQNLTRSSVESSKFDLANALRSAYELFGCEVELGGSYPGWTPNVKSEILDVLTSIYEKQNGAKPNVVACHAGLECGILGTNYPNMDMISFGPTIHGAHSPDERASIKSSQKFWKFVLEILENIPEKK
- a CDS encoding PepSY-associated TM helix domain-containing protein, with the protein product MQKSSFKKGIRKLHLWLGLSTGLIVFIISITGAIYVFQEEITNYLRKDAIYHHEANISSKQPLSLKVLEQKVDAFTNEKYPIHWVTVPIDKSRSYIFYYYERNPEGWNFYEEYVVYKSVYVNPFTGEIRGVYDETADFFNIIKSIHFSFMLKTDWGTYVCGIPTLIFVFMLISGIILWWPKNKNAKKQRFAFNWKNVKSWKRKNYDLHNILGFYVSSLAFVVAFTGLFYAFFFIQAILYFVFSGGSTTYPDFSHIQTKAPIEMRNVHTLDKIGKKVEELYPDAFQYSLDYGYEHLDDHEHPNYDVFVKQLSYSYHVNHSLIFDENSGELLHQHSHQDKNLGEKAVAANYDIHIGAIFGIWSKIIALIISLVCASLPVTGFFIWWGKRNKK